CGCTGGCTCCACGCCGCGATGCCCTGGACGGTCGAGCGCCCCGAGGAGGCGGTCCTCGTCCCGGTCTACGGCCGCATCGTCGACACGATCGACCGCAAGAGCCAGTACAACCCGATGTGGATGGACTGGAAGATCCTCGTCGGCGTCCCGCACGAGATGCCGGTCGTCGGGTACGGAGGCGAGACGGTCAACGCGCTGCGTCTCTACTCGGCCCGCGCCTCCGACGACTTCGACATGGAGAACTTCAACTCGGGCGACTACGTCCAGGCGGTGCAGGAGGCCATCGGGTCGGAGACGATCTCGAAGGTCCTCTACCCCTCGGACAAGGTCCAGAAGGGCAAGGAGCTGCGGCTCCTGCAGGAGTACTTCTTCGTCGCCTGCGCGCTGCGCGACATCCTCCGGCGCTTCCTGCGCGAGGGACACTCCATCGACCGCTTCTCCGACAAGATCGCCATCCAGCTCAACGACACGCACCCCGCCCTCGCCGTCGCCGAGCTGATGCGCCTCTTCGTCGACGAGCACGACATCGTCTGGGAGCGGGCGTGGGAGATGACGGTCGCCACGCTCGGCTACACGAACCACACCCTTCTCCCCGAGGCGCTCGAGAAGTGGCCGCTGCCGCTCGTGGAGACGGTCCTCCCGCGGCACCTCCAGATCATCTACGAGGTGAACCGGCGCTTCCTCGACGAGGTCGCTCACCGCGCGCCCGGGGACCAGGAGATCCTCGCCCGCGTCTCGATGATCGAGGAGGGGGAGCCGAAGCAGGTGCGGATGGCGCAGCTGGCCGCCGCCGGGAGCCACTCGATCAACGGCGTCGCCGCGCTCCACTCGCGCCTCATCACCGAGAACCTCTTCCCCGACCTCTACCGCCTCCACCCGGAGCGGTTCAACAACAAGACGAACGGCGTCACGCCGCGGCGCTGGCTCCTGAAGTCGAACCCCGGCCTCGCCGCGCTCCTGACCGAGGTCGCCGGTCCGGGCTGGGTCACCGACTACGGCCTGCTGCGCGAGCCGCTCGACCGTCTCGCCGGGGACGCGGCCTTCCGGGAGCGATTCCGCGACGTGAAGCGGGAGAACAAGAAGCGCCTCGCGCGCGTCATCGCCGACCTGACCCGCGTAAAGGCCGATCCCGATTCGCTCTTCGACATCCAGATCAAGCGGATCCACCTCTACAAGAGGCAGCTCCTGAACGCCCTGCACGTCGTCCACCTCTACTTCCGGATCGTGGAGGACGGCATCGAGCCGAAGGCGCCGCGGACGTTCGTCTTCGCCGGGAAGGCGGCCCCGGGCTACTGGGTCGCCAAGCAGGTCATCAAGCTCATCCACTCGGTGGGCGAGCGGGTCAACCGCGACACGCGCGTGCGGGGCCTCCTCAAGTGCGTCTTCCTCCCCGACTACCGTGTCTCCCTCGCCGAACGGATCATCCCCGCCGCCGACCTCTCCGAGCAGATCTCCACCGCCGGCATGGAGGCCTCCGGGACCGGCAACATGAAGCTCTCGATGAACGGCGCGCTGACGATCGGGACGCTCGACGGCGCCAACGTCGAGATCATGGAAGAGGTGGGCGAGGAGAACATCTTCATCTTCGGGCACACGGCCGACGAGATCGAGGGACTGAAGGGCTCCGGCACGTACTCGGCCCGGCAGGTCTTCGAGACCGACCCCCGGGTGAAGCGGGTCCTCGATGCGTTCCAGACGCCCCTCTTCGCGCCGTTCGAGCCGGGGATCTTCTCGTGGCTCTTCGAGCACGTCGTCGAGAACCACGACCCCTACTTCCACCTCGCCGACTTCGACGCGTATGCCGCGGCGCAGGAGCGGGTGTCGTCGCAGTGGGCCGACCCGGCGGGCTGGACCCGCAAGGCGGTCCTCAACGTCGGCCGGATGGGCAAGTTCTCGTCCGACCGGACGATCCGGGAATACGCCCGCGACATCTGGAACCTGACGCCCGTCCCGCCAGGAGGGAACGCTCCGCGTTAGCGCGGGATTTCGAACCGGGGGGCGTTCAAGGCACAATCGGGTGCCCCGGAGGAGTCCCATGCCGAAACCGACGCCCCGCCGCCGCCCGGCGGCCGCTGCACCCGCCTCGAAAGCCCCCGCCGCCCCCGTGAAGCGGCCCATCGCTTCGAAGGCCCCCGCCGCCCCCGTGAAGCGGCCCGCCACCAAACGGCGGAAGCCCGTCGCCACGCCGGGGGTGCCGGCCGCCGCACCGAGAAAGGCCCCCGCGGCGCGGGCCGGGGAGCCGATCGCCGACTGGAGCCCCCAGGTGAATCCCGAGGGAGAGTTCCTCTGGAGGAGCTCTCCCTCGCGCTACATCGCCCGGATGAGCTCGGTGACGGGTCGCGAGGTCCTCCGCCCCATCGAGCCCGACGAGCTCCTCATCCAGGCCCACCGCGACAAGAACCCGCTCGAGGTGACCGCCCAGTTCCTGGCGAGCCGCCTCATCCAGGTGACCGGCAACGAGGACTCCGTCCGCGACGCGATGAAGAAGCTCAACGAGCTGGGAGTCCGGATGGCCGGCAGGCTGGGGCAGGTGACCGGCTCGAAGGCGATCGAGCGGGGCGCGCGGCAGGCGATCGGCGTCGTCGATCGCGAGTTCTTCTTCCAGTTCCGGGAGGCGACACGCCTGTCCGAGCGGGAGGTCAAGGCCCGGATCGCCCGGCTCAAGGACGACGCCCGCGCGGCGCTCGCGGCCCGTGGGCGCAGCCCCGGACTGCGCGTCCTCCTCACGGGCGCGACGGGATTCCTCGGCCAGGAGATCCTCGCCCAGGCCGCGTCCGACAGGCGGATCGCCGAGATCGTCTCGGTCGTGAGACCCCAGACGGTGCGGGACCCGAAGACGAAGGAAGTGGTCCGGATCCTGTCGCCCACCGACCGGGGCCTCCTCCTCCTCTCCCGCATCGGCATCGGCGGACGCGCCGCGCGGAAGTTCCGGTTCATCGACGGCGACATCGAGAAGCCGTTTCTCGGGATCGGCGAGAAGGACCTGGCGACCCTCGAGAAGACGGTCACGCACGTCATCCACTGCGCGGCCTCCGTCTCCTTCGACGACACCTACGAGAGCTCCTTCAGGGCGAACGTGCTCGGCTGCAAGAACGCCCTCGCCTTCTCCCTCCGCCTCCAGCGGGCGAAGGGATCGAGGTTCATCCTCCACGTCGCCATCGAGACCTCCTACATCCACGGCCGCAAGAAGCGGTCGATGGCGCAGGAGAACGCGCTCGTCTTCCCCAAGAACTTCTACAACAACTTCTACGAGCTGACGAAGGCGATGGCCTCGATGGAGACCGACCAGCACATGGTCGTGGACGGCCTCCGCGTCGTCCAGCTCCTCCCCGCCATCGTCATCGGCGACTCGCGCACCGGCAACAACCGGGGCGACACGAAGGTCGTCAACGCCCCCGTGAACGCCTTCGGGCGCGCGCAGGAGGCGCTCGACGCGCTGAAGTCGACGCCGTTCGGCGAGTCGAAGGCCGCGGCCATCGCCTCCGTCGCGATGGTCTTCCCCGCCGACCGCTCCGCCGAGCTGAACCTCGTCACCGTGGACCGGGTCGTCGAGGGGATCCTCGCCGCCCTGACACGCCCCGAGGCGATCGGCGAGCGGGTCCACCTCGCGACGGACAACCGGATCCGGACCGAGGAGATCATCAAGGTCGAGAAGGAAGAGCTCGGCGTGAACGTGCGCCTCACCGACCCGACCCTCTTCCGCAACGTGACCCTCCCCCTCATCACGACGATCCTGAAGAAGGCGAACGAGCCGCGGCTCGCGAACGCGCTCGAGAAGCTCGGGACGATCTTCGGCGGCTACGGGGAATGGGGTCAGCCCATCCACAGCGTCGGCAACGACGTGCGGGTCCTCGGCCTTCCCCTGCGGCGGCCCAACACCTACTACGCGTTCCGGATGCTCTGCCGGCACAACAAGCTCGTACAGGAGTTCGGGAAGGTGAAGGACCCCGACGAGATCGCCCGCCGCGAACGGGTCTGGACCGACGCGCTCGCGCGGATCGAGAAGGAATCGGGCCGGCAGGCCGCCTCTCTGGAAGCCGAGGAGTTTCGGAGACGGATCGCCGAGGTCCTCGACCTGAGGGCGTTCCAGCTCAAGTAACGCGGAGCTTGAGGCCGAGAGGGCTCGGGATCCGGCGGGGCCTCGCCGGCGGTCCGCCGTGCCGGCGCGTCAGGGTCCCATCCCCTCCGAGACGAGCTGCCATCCCGCCCACGCGACCTTCCAGCGCCCCTCCTGTGGGACGAGGTTCATCTCGAACTTCACTTTCGCCGTGCGCGGGAGCATCGCGTCGAGCGTCCCGATCTTCCTCGGAGCGCCGTCGAACGTCGCGGTGAACGTCGCCCTTGCGAGATCGGGCTTTCGGTCGATCTGGACGTCGGAGAACGACGCGGAGATCCGCTCGTACGCCGCGAAGTAGCGGCGGATCGTCAGGAGAGCCGCGGCGCGGTCGGCATGCTCGGCGTCGGTGTAGGCCGCCGCGAGGACCTCTCCCGCGGCGTCGGCGTCGCGGTCGTCGGCCGCCGCGGCAAGGGAGTCGATCGCCGCTCGAACGGGGTCCGCCTCCTTTCGGCAGGAGAGGAGAGGGACGAGGAGGAGGCGACGAGGAGCACCCGCTGGAGTCGTTTCATGGCTTTCCTTCTTCGGCCCCGACGTGGGGCGTGGCCGTCCGCGAGAGAAGGATGGCCGAAAGGAGGCCCGCGAGGAAGGTCCCCGCCCAGAGCGTCGGCCCGCCCCAGGTTTCGAGGATGGCCGTTCCCGCCCACGGCCCGATCGCGAAGGCGAGGTTGAAGGCCATCATGTAGAGGCCCATGTACTCGCCCCGCCGCGCCTCCGGCGCGAGGTCCGCGACGGCCGCGTTCAGCCCGGGAAAGAGAACGATCTCGCCGAACGTCCAGACGACGACCGACACGACGACCATCCCCGGCGCGTGGGCGAAGGCGAGGAGGCCGAAGCCCGCGCCCGTCAGGACGGAGCCGAGCGCGAGGGTCTTCCCCGTCGGCCAGCGGGCCATCGCCGCGTTGAGCGGGACCTCGAAGGCGACGACGAGGAGCGTGTTGAGCGTGGCGAGGAGGCCGTACGAGGCTTCCGAGAACCCGAGGTCGCGGACGAGAAAGAGGGCCATAGCGGCGACGTGCTGGAAGAAGACGACGGCCACCGGCAGGACGCCGAGGAGGAGCACGAGGAGGCGGCGATCGCGGTGCGCCGGGCGGCTTTCGGGCCTCGCAGCGGCGGGCGTCTCCGCCGCGTGCACGCGGTCCGGCCGTCCCGCCTTCGCGAGGATCGCCGCGGCGGCGAGAGACGTCAGGCCGTCGGCGATGAAGAGCGCGCCGTACGACCAGGTCGCCAGGAACCCGCCGAGCGCCGGCCCGAGGCTCATGCCGAGGTTGATCGCGAGGCGGTTCACGGCGAAGGCGGTCTTGCGCTGCTCGGGGCCGACGGCCGACGCGATCGCCGCGAGGCTGGCGGGGCGGAAGACCTCAGAGATCACGGCCCAGAGAACCGTCGCGACCGCGACGGCGAGCGGCGTCCGCGCGACGGGAAAGGCGAGGAGGACGAGGCCCGACAGGAGGAGCGAGGCCGTCATCATGCGGTGCGTCCCGACCCGGTCGCAGAGGTGCCCCGCGAAGGGGGCCGTGACGAGGGCCGTCGCGCCGTACAGGGCGACGATCGCCCCGGCTGACGAGGGCGAGAGGCCCAGGTCACGCGTCAGGTACAGGAGGAGGAATGGCAGGACCATCGTCCCCGCCCGGTTCACGAGGGTCGCGGCACACTGGACCCAGACCGCGCGTGGAAGGGCGCGGAGGTCGGCGCGGAGCGACACGGCGGGAGATTAGGCCATGAAGGCCGTGCCGACGCGGAAGGCGACGAAGGCGCCGACCCAGGCGAGGACGCCCATGTAGGTGAACTGCACGATGGGCCAGGTCCAGCCGCCGGTCTCGCGTTTGACGACCGCGATCGTCGACATGCACTGCATGGCGAACGCGAAGAAGACGAGGAGGGCGACCGCGCCCGCCGGCGTCAGGTCGTGCCGGAGCGCCTCCTGCAGGCTCGCGCCCGTCTCGTCGCCTTCGATGCCGTAGATCGTCCCGAGCGTGCCGACGATGACCTCGCGGGCCGCCAGGGAGGTGACGAGGCCGATGCCGATCTTCCAGTTGAAGCCGAGCGGCGCGATGACCGGCTCCACGGTCCGCCCGATCGTCCCCGCGAAGCTCTCGGCGATCTGGGGAGCCGTGCCGTCTTTCAGCGGGACGTGGGCGAGGACCCAGAGGGCGATCGACATGCCGAGGATCACCGTTCCCGCGCGGCGCAGGAAAACCTTGGCCCTGTCGAGGAGACGGAGGCCGAGACCGCGGAACGTCGGCGCCCGGTAGGGCGGCATCTCGAGGACGAACGGGGTCCGTTCGCTCTGCAGGACCGACGACTTCAGGGCGCGTGCCGTGGCGACGGCCGCGACGAAGCCGAGGAGGTAGAGGCCGAGGAGCGCCGCCGCGCGGGTGCCGAGGAAGGGCCCGAGGAGAGGCTTCTCCGGCAGGAACGCCGCGATGATGAGCGTGTAGACGGGAAGCCGCGCCGAGCAGGTCATGAACGGCGCGATGAGGATCGTCGCGATCCGGTCCCGCTTGTTCTCGATCGTCCGCGTCGCCATGATCGCCGGCACGGCGCAGGCGTAGGCCGAGAGGAGCGGGATGAACGACTTCCCCTGCAGGCCGACCTTCGCCATGGTCCGGTCGGCGATGAGCGCCGCGCGCGCGAGGTAGCCCGAGTCTTCCAGCACGCCGATGAAGAGGAAGAGCAGCAGGATCTGCGGGAGGAAGACCAGGACCGACCCGACTCCCGCCCAGACGCCTTCGACGAGGAGCTGACGGAGGACACCGGCGGGAAGGACCGTGCCGAGCCACGCGCCGGAGGCTCCGACGGCCTGGTCGACGAGGTCCATGAGGGGCGTGGCGGCGCTGAAGATCGTCTGGAAGACGGCGACGACGACCACGAGGAACGTCAGCGGGCCGACGACCGGGTGAAGGAAGACGCCGTCGAGGCGTCGTGTCCAGATTGGAGGCGCCGGGGCCTGGTACTTCGCCGCCTCGCCGAGGCGCGCGGCCCACTCGCGGCAGCGGGGGATGTCGGAGAGGACGGGAAGGAGGTCCATCGGGCGCGGGATGCCGATGCGGCCGCGCAGGAACTGCAGGACCGTGTCGTACCCCTCGCCGCTGGCCGCGCTGATGAGGGCCACCGGCGCGCCGAGGCGCTGGGCGAGAGCCTCGGCCTCCACGTCGCCGCCGCGCTTCTCCAGCTCGTCCGCCATGTTCAGGACGACGAGGGTCGGCAATCCCAGGGCGAGGATCGGCGCGGCCAGGACGAGGTGACGGCCGAGGTTCGTGACGTCGAGGATGAGGAGGATCGTGTCGGGCTTCGGAACCCCGGGCATCCGCCCCATCAGGACGTCGTGCGTCACCTGCTCGTCTTCCGAGCGCGGCGTGAGGCTGTAGACGCCGGGGAGATCGATGATGTCGAGCTCGGCCGCGTCCTCCATCCTCAGCTTCCCGAGGTGCTGCTCGACGGTGACGCCCGGGAAGTTCGCGACCTTCTGGCGGAGCCCGGTGAGGCGGTTGAAGAGGGTCGACTTGCCGGAGTTGGGGGGGCCGACGACCGCCACCACGCGCGCGGGGCGGGGGCCCGCGGCGGGCAGGGCGTTCGCTCCGGGCGGTGTGCCCGTGAGCGCCGGGAGGCCGTCCGGGGTCGTCACGACGGGCTCGCGGCGCCTTTCTTGGCGGCCGGACGAAGATGGAGGCAGGCGGCGGTCTCGCAGCGCAGGGCCACCTCGGTGCCGTCGACGCGGAAGACCCGTGGATCCCCGCCCGGCGCGCGGAACGAGGCGGCGATCCGGCTCCCGGGAAGGAACCCGAGCTCCATCAGCCGCTGTGAGATGTCCGCGGGCAGGTCGATCCGGTCGAGAACGGCCTCCTCTCCCTTTCGCAGGTCGAGGAGTGTGGCGGGGTGTCGTGTGTGAGGCATGTTCAGGGCCGGCGAGAGATGAAACCCGATCTCAGCCACCGGGCAGCATGCGCTCACTGCGGCGGCACGTCAAGATGCGGGACCACCGTCGCGGGGCCGGTCTGCCGGCCCCGCGACGCAGGGACTACTTCTTCGGGGCGGCGGCCTTCGCCACGATGTCGAGGAGCTCGACGTCGAAGATGAGCGTCGCGCCCGGCTTGATCTTCGGGGGCGAGCCGGCGTCGCCGTACGCGAGAGCCGACGGGCAGACGAGCTGGGCCTTGCCGCCCTTCTTCATGAGCTGGACACCCTCCTGCCAGCAGGGGATCACGCCGCCGAGCGTGAATTCGGCGGGCTGGCCGCGCTGGATGGAGCTGTCGAAGACGGTGCCGTCGATGAGCTTGCCGGTGTAGTGGACCTTCACCGTGTCGCTCGGCACGGGGTTGGGCCCGCTGCCGGCCGCGATCTCGGTGTAGACGAGGCCGGAGGGCTTCTTCTGGGCCCCCTTGTCCGCGGCCGCCTTCGCGAGGTATGCCTCGGAGGCCACCTTCTCCTTCGCGGCCACGGCGCCGACGCGTCCCTGCGCAAAGGCCTGGATCTTCGGGCCGAACTCCTCGAGCGAGACCTTCTTGTCCTTGCCGAGGGCTTCGTCGGTCAGCCCGATCTTCAGCATTTCGAGGTCGGTCGCCGAAAGCTCGAGACCGGCGAGGTTGCGGCCCATGACGATTCCCATGGCGTAGAGGGTCTTCTCGTCGTCGGTCTTCGGCTCGACGGCGGCGCGGGGGCGGCTGCCGGAGCGGTTGCGCCGGCGTCCTTCTGGCACCCGGCGAGGAGCAGGGCGAGAGCGAAGGCCGGAACGGCCGACGTGCGGTTGCGGAACATCGAGGACTCCTTTCTAGTGGG
Above is a genomic segment from Holophagales bacterium containing:
- a CDS encoding glycogen/starch/alpha-glucan phosphorylase, whose protein sequence is MRWHVAHSLGKAWEDATEGDLFQALGLAVRDLAWERLLATEKRYKEAGARRVYYLSMEFLIGRSLGDSLHNLGIYDAVREALEGLGHDFDEVREEEVDAGLGNGGLGRLAACFLDSLATLHLPGFGYGLFYQYGLFRQEIDNGYQKERPDRWLHAAMPWTVERPEEAVLVPVYGRIVDTIDRKSQYNPMWMDWKILVGVPHEMPVVGYGGETVNALRLYSARASDDFDMENFNSGDYVQAVQEAIGSETISKVLYPSDKVQKGKELRLLQEYFFVACALRDILRRFLREGHSIDRFSDKIAIQLNDTHPALAVAELMRLFVDEHDIVWERAWEMTVATLGYTNHTLLPEALEKWPLPLVETVLPRHLQIIYEVNRRFLDEVAHRAPGDQEILARVSMIEEGEPKQVRMAQLAAAGSHSINGVAALHSRLITENLFPDLYRLHPERFNNKTNGVTPRRWLLKSNPGLAALLTEVAGPGWVTDYGLLREPLDRLAGDAAFRERFRDVKRENKKRLARVIADLTRVKADPDSLFDIQIKRIHLYKRQLLNALHVVHLYFRIVEDGIEPKAPRTFVFAGKAAPGYWVAKQVIKLIHSVGERVNRDTRVRGLLKCVFLPDYRVSLAERIIPAADLSEQISTAGMEASGTGNMKLSMNGALTIGTLDGANVEIMEEVGEENIFIFGHTADEIEGLKGSGTYSARQVFETDPRVKRVLDAFQTPLFAPFEPGIFSWLFEHVVENHDPYFHLADFDAYAAAQERVSSQWADPAGWTRKAVLNVGRMGKFSSDRTIREYARDIWNLTPVPPGGNAPR
- a CDS encoding SDR family oxidoreductase, encoding MPKPTPRRRPAAAAPASKAPAAPVKRPIASKAPAAPVKRPATKRRKPVATPGVPAAAPRKAPAARAGEPIADWSPQVNPEGEFLWRSSPSRYIARMSSVTGREVLRPIEPDELLIQAHRDKNPLEVTAQFLASRLIQVTGNEDSVRDAMKKLNELGVRMAGRLGQVTGSKAIERGARQAIGVVDREFFFQFREATRLSEREVKARIARLKDDARAALAARGRSPGLRVLLTGATGFLGQEILAQAASDRRIAEIVSVVRPQTVRDPKTKEVVRILSPTDRGLLLLSRIGIGGRAARKFRFIDGDIEKPFLGIGEKDLATLEKTVTHVIHCAASVSFDDTYESSFRANVLGCKNALAFSLRLQRAKGSRFILHVAIETSYIHGRKKRSMAQENALVFPKNFYNNFYELTKAMASMETDQHMVVDGLRVVQLLPAIVIGDSRTGNNRGDTKVVNAPVNAFGRAQEALDALKSTPFGESKAAAIASVAMVFPADRSAELNLVTVDRVVEGILAALTRPEAIGERVHLATDNRIRTEEIIKVEKEELGVNVRLTDPTLFRNVTLPLITTILKKANEPRLANALEKLGTIFGGYGEWGQPIHSVGNDVRVLGLPLRRPNTYYAFRMLCRHNKLVQEFGKVKDPDEIARRERVWTDALARIEKESGRQAASLEAEEFRRRIAEVLDLRAFQLK
- a CDS encoding MFS transporter gives rise to the protein MSLRADLRALPRAVWVQCAATLVNRAGTMVLPFLLLYLTRDLGLSPSSAGAIVALYGATALVTAPFAGHLCDRVGTHRMMTASLLLSGLVLLAFPVARTPLAVAVATVLWAVISEVFRPASLAAIASAVGPEQRKTAFAVNRLAINLGMSLGPALGGFLATWSYGALFIADGLTSLAAAAILAKAGRPDRVHAAETPAAARPESRPAHRDRRLLVLLLGVLPVAVVFFQHVAAMALFLVRDLGFSEASYGLLATLNTLLVVAFEVPLNAAMARWPTGKTLALGSVLTGAGFGLLAFAHAPGMVVVSVVVWTFGEIVLFPGLNAAVADLAPEARRGEYMGLYMMAFNLAFAIGPWAGTAILETWGGPTLWAGTFLAGLLSAILLSRTATPHVGAEEGKP
- the feoB gene encoding ferrous iron transport protein B, whose product is MPAAGPRPARVVAVVGPPNSGKSTLFNRLTGLRQKVANFPGVTVEQHLGKLRMEDAAELDIIDLPGVYSLTPRSEDEQVTHDVLMGRMPGVPKPDTILLILDVTNLGRHLVLAAPILALGLPTLVVLNMADELEKRGGDVEAEALAQRLGAPVALISAASGEGYDTVLQFLRGRIGIPRPMDLLPVLSDIPRCREWAARLGEAAKYQAPAPPIWTRRLDGVFLHPVVGPLTFLVVVVAVFQTIFSAATPLMDLVDQAVGASGAWLGTVLPAGVLRQLLVEGVWAGVGSVLVFLPQILLLFLFIGVLEDSGYLARAALIADRTMAKVGLQGKSFIPLLSAYACAVPAIMATRTIENKRDRIATILIAPFMTCSARLPVYTLIIAAFLPEKPLLGPFLGTRAAALLGLYLLGFVAAVATARALKSSVLQSERTPFVLEMPPYRAPTFRGLGLRLLDRAKVFLRRAGTVILGMSIALWVLAHVPLKDGTAPQIAESFAGTIGRTVEPVIAPLGFNWKIGIGLVTSLAAREVIVGTLGTIYGIEGDETGASLQEALRHDLTPAGAVALLVFFAFAMQCMSTIAVVKRETGGWTWPIVQFTYMGVLAWVGAFVAFRVGTAFMA
- a CDS encoding ferrous iron transport protein A is translated as MPHTRHPATLLDLRKGEEAVLDRIDLPADISQRLMELGFLPGSRIAASFRAPGGDPRVFRVDGTEVALRCETAACLHLRPAAKKGAASPS
- a CDS encoding FKBP-type peptidyl-prolyl cis-trans isomerase, with protein sequence MPEGRRRNRSGSRPRAAVEPKTDDEKTLYAMGIVMGRNLAGLELSATDLEMLKIGLTDEALGKDKKVSLEEFGPKIQAFAQGRVGAVAAKEKVASEAYLAKAAADKGAQKKPSGLVYTEIAAGSGPNPVPSDTVKVHYTGKLIDGTVFDSSIQRGQPAEFTLGGVIPCWQEGVQLMKKGGKAQLVCPSALAYGDAGSPPKIKPGATLIFDVELLDIVAKAAAPKK